One Bacteroidota bacterium DNA window includes the following coding sequences:
- a CDS encoding DUF2147 domain-containing protein translates to MNILTRFVLLAVACVFLGSTAFAQSPIGMWRTIDDETGEPKSLVEIYEQDGELYGKIAKLLPDDGSIPEVCEICEGEYHNKPLVGVVIIKGMEQDGDEWEDGTITDPANGKTYSAKMSLSDANTLEVRGFIKVPLMGSALGRTQTWYRVAE, encoded by the coding sequence ATGAACATCCTGACCCGCTTTGTCCTGCTCGCTGTCGCCTGCGTTTTCCTCGGCTCCACCGCGTTTGCCCAGAGCCCCATCGGCATGTGGCGCACGATCGACGACGAGACCGGTGAGCCGAAGTCTCTCGTCGAGATCTACGAGCAGGACGGCGAGCTCTACGGCAAGATCGCCAAGCTCCTCCCCGACGACGGCAGCATCCCCGAGGTCTGTGAGATCTGCGAGGGCGAGTACCACAACAAGCCGCTCGTCGGCGTCGTGATCATCAAGGGGATGGAGCAGGACGGGGACGAGTGGGAGGACGGCACGATCACCGATCCGGCCAACGGCAAGACGTACAGCGCCAAGATGTCGCTCAGCGATGCGAATACGCTGGAGGTGCGAGGCTTCATCAAGGTGCCGCTCATGGGCAGCGCGCTGGGCCGGACGCAGACGTGGTACCGGGTGGCCGAGTAG